From a region of the Ovis aries strain OAR_USU_Benz2616 breed Rambouillet chromosome 2, ARS-UI_Ramb_v3.0, whole genome shotgun sequence genome:
- the ARL5A gene encoding ADP-ribosylation factor-like protein 5A, whose amino-acid sequence MGILFTRIWRLFNHQEHKVIIVGLDNAGKTTILYQFSMNEVVHTSPTIGSNVEEIVINNTRFLMWDIGGQESLRSSWNTYYTNTEFVIVVVDSTDRERISVTREELYKMLAHEDLRKAGLLIFANKQDVKGCMTVAEISQFLKLTSIKDHQWHIQACCALTGEGLCQGLEWMMSRLKIR is encoded by the exons AGCACAAAGTTATCATTGTTGGGCTGGATAATGCAGGGAAAACTACCATCCTTTACCAATT TTCTATGAATGAAGTTGTACATACGTCCCCAACAATAGGAAGTAATGTAGAAGAGATAGTGATTAATAATACACGTTTTCTAATGTGGGATATTGGTGGCCAAGAATCTCTTCGTTCTTCCTGGAACACTTATTATACTAACACGGAG tttGTAATAGTTGTTGTGGACAGTACAGACAGAGAAAGGATTTCTGTAACTAGAGAAGAACTCTATAAAATGTTAGCCCATGAG gACCTAAGGAAAGCTGGATTGCTGATTTTTGCTAACAAACAAGATGTTAAAGGATGCATGACTGTAGCAGAAATCTCCCAGTTTTTGAAACTAACTTCTATTAAAGATCACCAGTGGCACATCCAGGCATGCTGTGCTCTTACTGGCGAGGG attATGCCAAGGACTTGAATGGATGATGTCACGACTTAAGATTAGATGA
- the ARL5A gene encoding ADP-ribosylation factor-like protein 5A isoform X1, translated as MRKTREISLDLAEHKVIIVGLDNAGKTTILYQFSMNEVVHTSPTIGSNVEEIVINNTRFLMWDIGGQESLRSSWNTYYTNTEFVIVVVDSTDRERISVTREELYKMLAHEDLRKAGLLIFANKQDVKGCMTVAEISQFLKLTSIKDHQWHIQACCALTGEGLCQGLEWMMSRLKIR; from the exons AGCACAAAGTTATCATTGTTGGGCTGGATAATGCAGGGAAAACTACCATCCTTTACCAATT TTCTATGAATGAAGTTGTACATACGTCCCCAACAATAGGAAGTAATGTAGAAGAGATAGTGATTAATAATACACGTTTTCTAATGTGGGATATTGGTGGCCAAGAATCTCTTCGTTCTTCCTGGAACACTTATTATACTAACACGGAG tttGTAATAGTTGTTGTGGACAGTACAGACAGAGAAAGGATTTCTGTAACTAGAGAAGAACTCTATAAAATGTTAGCCCATGAG gACCTAAGGAAAGCTGGATTGCTGATTTTTGCTAACAAACAAGATGTTAAAGGATGCATGACTGTAGCAGAAATCTCCCAGTTTTTGAAACTAACTTCTATTAAAGATCACCAGTGGCACATCCAGGCATGCTGTGCTCTTACTGGCGAGGG attATGCCAAGGACTTGAATGGATGATGTCACGACTTAAGATTAGATGA
- the ARL5A gene encoding ADP-ribosylation factor-like protein 5A isoform X3 yields the protein MRKTREISLDLAEHKVIIVGLDNAGKTTILYQFSMNEVVHTSPTIGSNVEEIVINNTRFLMWDIGGQESLRSSWNTYYTNTEDLRKAGLLIFANKQDVKGCMTVAEISQFLKLTSIKDHQWHIQACCALTGEGLCQGLEWMMSRLKIR from the exons AGCACAAAGTTATCATTGTTGGGCTGGATAATGCAGGGAAAACTACCATCCTTTACCAATT TTCTATGAATGAAGTTGTACATACGTCCCCAACAATAGGAAGTAATGTAGAAGAGATAGTGATTAATAATACACGTTTTCTAATGTGGGATATTGGTGGCCAAGAATCTCTTCGTTCTTCCTGGAACACTTATTATACTAACACGGAG gACCTAAGGAAAGCTGGATTGCTGATTTTTGCTAACAAACAAGATGTTAAAGGATGCATGACTGTAGCAGAAATCTCCCAGTTTTTGAAACTAACTTCTATTAAAGATCACCAGTGGCACATCCAGGCATGCTGTGCTCTTACTGGCGAGGG attATGCCAAGGACTTGAATGGATGATGTCACGACTTAAGATTAGATGA
- the ARL5A gene encoding ADP-ribosylation factor-like protein 5A isoform X2 yields the protein MGILFTRIWRLFNHQEHKVIIVGLDNAGKTTILYQFSMNEVVHTSPTIGSNVEEIVINNTRFLMWDIGGQESLRSSWNTYYTNTEDLRKAGLLIFANKQDVKGCMTVAEISQFLKLTSIKDHQWHIQACCALTGEGLCQGLEWMMSRLKIR from the exons AGCACAAAGTTATCATTGTTGGGCTGGATAATGCAGGGAAAACTACCATCCTTTACCAATT TTCTATGAATGAAGTTGTACATACGTCCCCAACAATAGGAAGTAATGTAGAAGAGATAGTGATTAATAATACACGTTTTCTAATGTGGGATATTGGTGGCCAAGAATCTCTTCGTTCTTCCTGGAACACTTATTATACTAACACGGAG gACCTAAGGAAAGCTGGATTGCTGATTTTTGCTAACAAACAAGATGTTAAAGGATGCATGACTGTAGCAGAAATCTCCCAGTTTTTGAAACTAACTTCTATTAAAGATCACCAGTGGCACATCCAGGCATGCTGTGCTCTTACTGGCGAGGG attATGCCAAGGACTTGAATGGATGATGTCACGACTTAAGATTAGATGA